A single region of the Plantactinospora soyae genome encodes:
- a CDS encoding sugar ABC transporter substrate-binding protein, producing the protein MRRGILTIAAVGLLATGGLAACGEDSGSGGDTEKTPKIGVILPDSASSDRWETADRKYLQAAFDAAGVKSVIQNAQGDKAQFQTIADQMMTDGVNVLMIVNLDSGTGKAVLDKAKTQGVLTIDYDRLTLGGSAEYYVSFDNEAVGKLQGEGLVKCLTDKNAQKPVIAELNGSETDNNATLFKNGYDGVLKAKYDSGEYVKGPDQWVPGWDNAQAGTLFEQMLTQQNGKIDGVLAANDGLGNAVISMLKKNKLNGKVPVTGQDATVQGLQNILAGDQCMTVYKAIKQEADAAADLAIALAKGEKKTTDKTVRDPEGGRDVPSVLLEPKAIYKENVKDVVTDGFVTKDALCGGAFATLCTQAGVS; encoded by the coding sequence ATGCGCAGAGGGATCCTCACCATCGCCGCCGTGGGCCTGCTGGCCACGGGCGGCCTCGCCGCGTGCGGCGAGGACTCCGGCAGCGGCGGTGACACCGAGAAGACGCCGAAGATCGGCGTCATTCTTCCGGACAGCGCCTCCTCGGACCGTTGGGAGACCGCGGACCGCAAGTACCTGCAGGCGGCGTTCGACGCCGCCGGCGTGAAGTCGGTCATCCAGAACGCCCAGGGCGACAAGGCCCAGTTCCAGACCATCGCCGACCAGATGATGACCGACGGCGTCAACGTCCTCATGATCGTCAACCTGGACTCCGGCACCGGCAAGGCCGTGCTGGACAAGGCCAAGACCCAGGGCGTGCTCACCATCGACTACGACCGGCTCACGCTGGGCGGCTCCGCCGAGTACTACGTCAGCTTCGACAACGAGGCCGTCGGCAAGCTGCAGGGCGAGGGCCTGGTGAAGTGCCTGACCGACAAGAACGCGCAGAAGCCGGTCATCGCCGAACTGAACGGCTCGGAGACCGACAACAACGCCACCCTGTTCAAGAACGGCTACGACGGGGTGCTCAAGGCCAAGTACGACTCCGGCGAGTACGTCAAGGGCCCGGACCAGTGGGTGCCCGGTTGGGACAACGCCCAGGCCGGAACCCTCTTCGAGCAGATGCTGACCCAGCAGAACGGCAAGATCGACGGCGTACTGGCCGCGAACGACGGCCTGGGCAACGCGGTGATCTCCATGCTCAAGAAGAACAAGCTCAACGGCAAGGTGCCGGTGACCGGCCAGGACGCGACCGTGCAGGGTCTGCAGAACATCCTCGCCGGTGACCAGTGCATGACCGTCTACAAGGCGATCAAGCAGGAGGCCGACGCCGCCGCCGACCTGGCGATCGCGCTGGCCAAGGGCGAGAAGAAGACCACCGACAAGACGGTGCGCGACCCGGAGGGTGGTCGGGACGTACCGTCGGTGCTGCTCGAACCGAAGGCGATCTACAAGGAGAACGTCAAGGATGTCGTCACCGACGGCTTCGTCACCAAGGACGCACTCTGCGGCGGAGCCTTCGCCACGCTGTGCACCCAGGCCGGCGTGAGCTGA
- a CDS encoding ATP-binding cassette domain-containing protein, whose product MSATPLLELRGIDKSFGPVQVLRNVDLTVNPGEVTALVGDNGAGKSTLVKCISGIYSSDGGEVLFDGRPVHITGPRDAAALGIEVVYQDLALCDNLDIVQNMFLGREKRRGLVLDEPTMEQMAAETLAGLSVRTVKSLRQHVSSLSGGQRQTVAIAKAVLWNSRVVILDEPTAALGVAQTAQVLELVRRLADNGLAVVLISHNMNDVFAVSDQIAMLYLGQMVAQLRTSDVTHAQVVELITAGRSGGLGLAGDNGNGNGHDNGKHDPRTTETTSAGADA is encoded by the coding sequence GTGTCCGCCACACCCCTGCTGGAACTGCGCGGGATCGACAAGAGCTTCGGTCCCGTCCAGGTACTCCGTAACGTCGACCTCACGGTCAACCCCGGCGAGGTGACGGCGCTCGTCGGCGACAACGGCGCCGGCAAGTCCACCCTCGTCAAGTGCATCAGCGGGATCTACTCGTCCGACGGTGGCGAGGTCCTGTTCGACGGCCGACCGGTGCACATCACCGGTCCCCGCGACGCCGCCGCGCTCGGCATCGAGGTGGTCTACCAGGACCTCGCGCTCTGCGACAACCTCGACATCGTGCAGAACATGTTCCTCGGCCGGGAGAAACGCAGGGGCCTCGTCCTGGACGAGCCGACCATGGAACAGATGGCCGCCGAGACCCTGGCCGGCCTCTCGGTCCGTACGGTGAAATCGCTGCGCCAGCACGTCTCCAGCCTCTCCGGTGGACAGCGCCAGACCGTGGCCATCGCCAAGGCCGTGCTCTGGAACAGCCGGGTCGTCATCCTCGACGAGCCGACCGCCGCGCTGGGCGTGGCGCAGACCGCCCAGGTGCTGGAACTGGTCCGGCGGCTGGCCGACAACGGGCTGGCCGTTGTGCTCATCTCGCACAACATGAACGATGTCTTCGCCGTCTCCGACCAGATCGCCATGCTCTACCTCGGCCAGATGGTCGCCCAGCTGAGGACCAGCGACGTGACCCACGCCCAGGTGGTCGAACTGATCACCGCCGGACGCAGTGGCGGCCTCGGGCTGGCCGGCGACAACGGCAACGGCAACGGCCATGACAACGGGAAGCACGACCCCCGGACCACCGAGACGACGAGCGCAGGAGCCGACGCATGA